Proteins from a single region of Butyrivibrio fibrisolvens:
- a CDS encoding EAL domain-containing protein, with protein sequence MALFDFTFLTGKNAKKGIQYRSVWKDFEDGSSAALLSYVGDMFKCDRVLVLLRTPEDTYRCTDEWCGEGVKSVRDQLQELTWLDMMPWLDVVEDGRVTIIEDVESIKETNEELYEKLQQFNPKAVIMGQLSHMGEDLGFWLVVNPALENIQNVSAIFQGIFYLVGNLYHSQGTIEKLKDIGFTDKLTGAANRNALTRDIELFRVGAPLAILFADLNGMKEINDTEGHEAGDRLLKRACDAIREVFPPDSLYRIGGDEFLVILSDIEKAEFFEKEVKVRESFKAHDVQVAIGAVYADSYARNFDELKSQADDLMYKDKKSSYKTFEEGEETSSRPDEVMEVYPQENGYRVIYCVPHKYEDRGGREKTGIFSQKLNSIADHQIHPSDKLKYLDFWNVSSLITNLEKRHREDAAIIKYRARTVDGFWCWVEEQITMMRRGNNKIVLISSLRDISDQREREPISENLTSSSEDYVAQKQLYLNKKFTQQAEDWLSQRREGEPVCTIAVNLGHLRLYNDTFGRAAGDKLIQMATGAINQAAYMLHGLAAYLGGDNFCVLGLMVDHGTADNLADYVRKNLREYRLDGGFAPAVGIYTTSDRKETFATMHDRALIALSSVKDNYTEHVHVYSDSDFRTETESKRLHVQEIQMALIQDEFKCYMQPIVEIDTGRIVGAESLIRWQRGINLLRAESFIDILEESGYILSLDIRMWRSLFGWMKEMKEKGISVPPCSINIAHVDFHYVKVAETLIKLLSEYGLDSKLLLVELSELTYADDPENISSQIDIMRSAGIKVFMDDSGCGFDSFRMLYGTTLDGIKMNQSYLSMLPMASKAFNPVKMMLDVGREGNIPVISEGAETREQVENLKGIGCRYIQGNCYYRPMTLADFEKLLIKKGHGGS encoded by the coding sequence ATGGCTCTGTTTGACTTTACATTTCTGACCGGAAAAAACGCAAAAAAAGGAATTCAATACAGATCTGTCTGGAAAGATTTTGAGGACGGTTCATCTGCGGCGCTTCTATCATACGTCGGAGATATGTTTAAGTGCGACCGCGTATTGGTACTGCTTCGTACACCTGAAGATACATACAGATGCACTGATGAGTGGTGTGGCGAAGGCGTTAAGTCTGTAAGAGATCAGCTTCAGGAGCTGACCTGGCTTGACATGATGCCATGGCTTGACGTTGTCGAAGACGGAAGAGTTACGATAATAGAAGATGTCGAAAGTATAAAAGAAACTAACGAAGAGCTTTACGAAAAGCTTCAACAATTTAATCCTAAAGCCGTTATCATGGGCCAGCTTTCACATATGGGTGAAGATCTGGGCTTTTGGCTTGTTGTAAATCCTGCCTTGGAAAATATACAGAATGTTTCTGCGATTTTCCAGGGCATTTTTTATCTTGTTGGAAATCTCTATCACAGTCAGGGTACTATCGAAAAGCTTAAGGATATTGGCTTTACAGATAAGCTCACAGGCGCAGCTAACCGTAATGCCTTAACTAGAGATATTGAGCTTTTCAGAGTCGGAGCTCCGCTTGCCATTTTGTTTGCAGATCTTAACGGCATGAAGGAGATCAACGATACTGAAGGCCATGAAGCAGGAGACCGCCTTCTTAAAAGGGCCTGCGATGCCATAAGAGAAGTTTTCCCTCCTGATTCACTTTACAGGATCGGCGGCGACGAATTTCTTGTTATCCTGTCTGATATAGAGAAGGCTGAGTTCTTTGAAAAAGAGGTCAAGGTACGTGAGAGCTTTAAGGCTCATGATGTTCAGGTTGCCATAGGTGCTGTTTATGCGGACAGCTATGCAAGAAACTTTGATGAACTTAAGTCGCAGGCGGATGACCTTATGTACAAGGACAAAAAGTCATCCTATAAGACCTTCGAAGAAGGTGAAGAGACAAGTAGCAGACCTGATGAAGTAATGGAAGTATATCCTCAGGAAAACGGCTATAGAGTTATCTACTGCGTTCCCCACAAATATGAGGACAGAGGCGGACGTGAGAAGACAGGTATTTTCTCCCAGAAACTGAATTCGATCGCAGATCACCAGATACATCCAAGTGATAAGCTTAAATATCTGGACTTCTGGAATGTATCATCTCTTATAACTAATCTTGAAAAAAGACATAGAGAAGATGCGGCAATAATCAAGTACCGTGCACGTACAGTGGACGGCTTCTGGTGCTGGGTAGAAGAGCAGATCACCATGATGCGCCGCGGCAACAACAAGATAGTTCTTATCAGTTCTCTTCGAGATATAAGCGATCAGCGTGAAAGAGAGCCTATATCAGAAAATCTTACAAGCAGTTCTGAAGATTATGTCGCCCAGAAGCAGCTTTATCTAAATAAGAAATTTACTCAGCAGGCAGAAGACTGGCTTTCTCAGAGAAGAGAAGGCGAGCCGGTATGTACTATTGCTGTAAATCTGGGACACCTTCGCCTTTATAATGATACCTTTGGTAGGGCAGCAGGAGATAAGCTCATTCAGATGGCTACAGGTGCGATCAATCAGGCAGCTTATATGCTGCATGGACTTGCTGCATATCTTGGAGGCGACAATTTCTGCGTACTTGGACTTATGGTCGATCATGGCACAGCTGACAATCTTGCAGATTATGTAAGAAAAAATCTAAGGGAATACCGCCTTGATGGAGGCTTTGCCCCGGCTGTAGGAATATATACAACAAGTGATAGAAAAGAAACCTTTGCTACAATGCATGATAGGGCCCTGATAGCCCTGTCCAGTGTTAAGGACAATTATACTGAGCATGTGCATGTATATAGCGACAGTGATTTCAGGACTGAAACTGAAAGCAAGAGACTTCACGTCCAGGAAATACAGATGGCGCTTATTCAGGATGAGTTCAAATGCTATATGCAGCCAATAGTTGAGATAGATACAGGAAGGATAGTTGGAGCGGAATCTCTTATCAGATGGCAGAGAGGTATTAATCTCTTAAGAGCAGAAAGCTTTATAGATATCCTTGAAGAGAGCGGATATATTCTTTCTCTGGATATCAGGATGTGGAGAAGTCTCTTTGGCTGGATGAAAGAGATGAAAGAAAAAGGTATTAGTGTGCCACCATGTTCTATAAATATCGCTCATGTTGACTTCCACTATGTTAAAGTGGCAGAGACGCTTATAAAGCTTTTGAGTGAGTACGGGCTTGATTCGAAGCTGCTTTTGGTTGAGCTGTCTGAACTTACATATGCTGATGATCCTGAGAATATCAGCAGTCAGATCGATATTATGAGAAGCGCAGGGATCAAAGTGTTTATGGATGACAGTGGCTGCGGATTTGACAGCTTCAGAATGCTCTATGGAACGACCCTTGACGGCATCAAGATGAATCAGAGTTACCTTAGCATGCTTCCTATGGCAAGTAAGGCTTTTAACCCTGTTAAGATGATGCTGGATGTGGGCAGGGAAGGAAATATCCCTGTAATATCCGAAGGGGCTGAGACACGCGAGCAGGTCGAAAACCTCAAGGGCATCGGGTGCAGATACATCCAGGGCAACTGCTACTATCGGCCGATGACACTGGCAGATTTCGAAAAACTCCTTATTAAGAAAGGCCATGGAGGTAGTTGA